From one Lycium barbarum isolate Lr01 chromosome 6, ASM1917538v2, whole genome shotgun sequence genomic stretch:
- the LOC132644594 gene encoding fatty acyl-CoA reductase 3-like: MESCCINQFLEGKTIFITGATGYLAKILTEKILRVQPNVKKLYLLIRASDSNSAKQRFNEVIKTDLFGVLREKLGHNLQGLIEDKVFPVAGDIACDSLGINFELKDDMCREIDTIVNSAATTRFDERYDTAIRINALGAMNIIKFSKQCIKLKMLLHVSTAYVCGEKKGLIPEKPLNYGETLNESSRIEIEVEQKARLHGWPNTYSFTKAVGEMLLGHLKEDLQLIILRPTIILSTYKEPFPGWVEGMKTMDTFIVGYGKGKLNVGMADRESMTDVVCESCV; the protein is encoded by the exons ATGGAATCGTGCTGCATTAACCAGTTTCTcgagggcaagaccattttcatcACTGGTGCAACAGGCTACCTAGCAAAGA TTCTCACGGAGAAGATACTCCGAGTCCAGCCAAATGTGAAGAAGCTCTACTTGCTAATCAGAGCTTCAGATTCAAATTCAGCTAAACAGCGTTTCAATGAG GTTATAAAAACAGATCTGTTTGGAGTTCTGAGGGAGAAGTTGGGCCACAACCTACAAGGCCTTATAGAAGACAAGGTTTTCCCAGTTGCAGGTGATATAGCTTGTGATAGTTTGGGTATAAATTTTGAGCTGAAAGACGACATGTGCAGAGAAATAGACACAATTGTAAACTCTGCTGCAACAACTAGATTTGATGAAAG ATATGATACTGCAATAAGGATCAATGCACTGGGTGCCATGAATATTATCAAATTTTCCAAGCAGTGTATAAAACTAAAGATGCTTCTCCATGTAAGCACAG CTTATGTTTGCGGGGAAAAGAAAGGATTAATACCAGAGAAGCCATTGAACTATGGTGAGACGCTTAATGAAAGCTCTCGCATAGAAATAGAAGTGGAGCAAAA GGCAAGGCTACATGGATGGCCAAACACATACTCATTCACAAAAGCAGTGGGAGAGATGCTTTTGGGACACCTCAAGGAGGATCTCCAACTCATAATCCTACGACCAACAATTATATTAAGCACTTACAAGGAGCCATTCCCGGGATGGGTTGAAGGAATGAA AACCATGGACACCTTCATTGTTGGCTATGGTAAAGGAAAACTAAATGTTGGCATGGCTGATAGAGAATCGATGACGGATGTGGTATGTGAGTCATGTGTTTAG
- the LOC132644595 gene encoding alcohol-forming fatty acyl-CoA reductase-like, protein MVVNSVIAAMVAHRTPSSLTAVYHISSSRRNQLKIDDIIQIGVDYFKKNPWIDERGKLVRAKKVHVLDSMASLRRYIAIHYMPLLTILKWANLILCQHLQDLHPDLERRINHAIRLAELYRSYLFFKGVLNDTNAEMLRMATRESNVDDTFNFDPTTIQWEKYFKEIHIPGVVKYLF, encoded by the exons ATGGTTGTGAACTCAGTTATCGCGGCTATGGTAGCCCATAGAACTCCATCTTCCCTTACAGCTGTTTACCATATTAGCTCCTCAAGAAGGAATCAACTCAAAATTGATGATATTATACAAATTGGCGTTGATTACTTCAAGAAGAATCCATGGATTGACGAAAGAGGAAAGCTAGTCAGAGCGAAGAAAGTTCATGTACTCGACAGCATGGCTAGCCTTCGTAGATACATAGCAATCCATTACATGCCACTATTAACG ATATTAAAGTGGGCAAACTTGATACTTTGCCAACATTTGCAAGACCTGCATCCGGACTTAGAAAGAAGGATCAATCATGCCATTCGACTAGCTGAACTCTACAGGTCCTACTTGTTCTTCAAAGGAGT TTTAAATGATACCAATGCTGAAATGTTGCGAATGGCAACAAGAGAAAGTAATGTAGATGATACATTTAACTTTGACCCAACAACTATTCAGTGGGAAAAATACTTCAAGGAAATCCATATTCCAGGAGTAGTGAAGTACCTTTTCTAA
- the LOC132644596 gene encoding uncharacterized protein LOC132644596, protein MEALFAQFSILSDQALCDKNFDPYTIEDDLMKLFEVEAYKPWAAMDLDQENQVEEAENYMKEAEEHLNTAMEEFRRFEEEMNQMAKAGYDSLVGVAERARNMGKTMEKVATFAAKKYIEGAVNSAGASTKYAIKAISSHSNKVHPSDPYA, encoded by the coding sequence ATGGAGGCACTTTTTGCTCAATTCTCCATTCTGTCAGACCAGGCTCTTTGTGACAAGAACTTCGATCCTTACACCATAGAAGATGATCTAATGAAGCTCTTTGAAGTTGAGGCTTACAAGCCTTGGGCAGCCATGGATCTGGATCAAGAAAATCAAGTTGAAGAAGCTGAGAATTACATGAAAGAAGCAGAAGAACACCTTAACACTGCAATGGAAGAATTTCGCCGTTTTGAAGAGGAAATGAACCAAATGGCTAAAGCTGGATATGATAGCCTTGTGGGTGTTGCTGAAAGAGCTAGAAATATGGGAAAGACTATGGAGAAAGTGGCTACATTTGCTGCCAAGAAGTATATTGAAGGTGCTGTTAACTCTGCTGGTGCTTCAACGAAATATGCTATTAAAGCCATTTCTTCTCACTCTAACAAGGTTCATCCTTCTGATCCCTATGCTTGA